Proteins encoded within one genomic window of Salipaludibacillus agaradhaerens:
- a CDS encoding sigma-54-dependent Fis family transcriptional regulator translates to MKVLLIAPYKGLAELIKSMEHELWEFTISIHVADLDESKRLLNEYKRSKESFDVIISRGGTAKVLRESTAIPVIDIDISGYDILRILTLLKSYHAKIGMVGFKNVIYSFEAVSSVINVDVEYRVVKEESEVIDTLKELKEQGIQIIVGDAVTVKNATALGVQGVLITSGKESVYEAFNKAKRLKYEISKYSSRAELFDRLLNQLTNPVTLLAEDGEVIFANTALRKQFSSIQQSNFLALHPNISIALKQEMHDYPITFFVSDSPFRQPYRMNIGRVSNSALTVYNFIEFERSDAFDKSEAEVIFYDSNMENIPQLIASDALYHDAINTIIQTSNNNPFTIVGERGTGKRMLLRILWESPRFKQGTITEISFNHPSTSTFNRVMTFLGEFNEQDIVHFCFLEKLTSTQQKRLAEAIEHGSFQSVFSMVGGEERFIEVTERFQQNLKKMIKQFELFFPPLRSREEKLEHYIHTFILYFNELYGKQVIGLEKEAMVKLLNYPWYGNMIELRKVVKRLVQRSSDVYIKHVEQTLKEVQNEPSYGNGTFVPINLQQTMEGIERDVIKEVYRQEGENQSKTAKRLGMNRSTLWRKMNRSIKPQ, encoded by the coding sequence ATGAAGGTTTTATTAATTGCGCCGTATAAAGGGTTAGCAGAATTAATTAAGTCTATGGAACATGAACTATGGGAGTTTACAATTAGCATACATGTTGCTGATTTGGACGAAAGTAAGCGTTTACTGAATGAGTATAAAAGGTCAAAGGAATCCTTTGATGTCATTATTAGTAGAGGTGGAACAGCGAAAGTGTTGCGAGAAAGCACAGCCATTCCTGTTATAGATATTGATATATCCGGCTATGATATTCTCCGTATATTGACGTTACTAAAGAGTTATCATGCAAAAATTGGAATGGTCGGCTTTAAAAATGTAATTTATAGCTTTGAAGCGGTTTCGTCAGTAATTAATGTCGATGTTGAGTACAGAGTTGTTAAGGAAGAATCAGAAGTTATCGACACCTTAAAAGAGCTTAAAGAACAAGGGATACAAATTATTGTTGGGGATGCAGTAACAGTAAAAAACGCCACTGCCCTTGGTGTACAAGGTGTTTTGATTACATCTGGAAAAGAGTCAGTATACGAAGCATTTAATAAAGCTAAACGATTGAAATATGAAATATCAAAGTATTCATCAAGAGCAGAACTATTTGATCGTTTATTAAATCAATTGACGAATCCTGTAACTCTCTTAGCAGAAGATGGAGAAGTGATTTTTGCAAATACAGCGTTAAGGAAACAATTTTCAAGTATTCAGCAGTCAAATTTTTTAGCGCTTCACCCAAATATTTCGATTGCTTTAAAGCAAGAAATGCACGATTATCCAATTACTTTTTTTGTTAGTGACAGTCCATTTCGCCAACCATATCGTATGAATATTGGCCGAGTAAGCAACTCAGCACTGACGGTTTATAATTTTATTGAATTTGAAAGAAGTGACGCCTTTGATAAATCAGAAGCTGAAGTCATTTTCTACGATTCAAATATGGAAAATATCCCTCAGTTAATTGCATCTGACGCCCTTTATCATGACGCAATAAACACCATTATTCAAACGTCTAACAACAACCCTTTTACGATTGTAGGTGAACGAGGGACTGGAAAGCGAATGCTTCTCCGAATTTTATGGGAGAGCCCACGTTTTAAACAGGGGACGATTACAGAAATTAGTTTTAATCATCCCAGTACAAGTACTTTCAATCGCGTGATGACTTTTTTAGGTGAGTTTAATGAGCAAGATATAGTGCATTTTTGTTTTTTAGAAAAGCTAACATCAACGCAGCAAAAAAGACTAGCAGAAGCTATTGAGCATGGCTCCTTTCAATCGGTATTTTCGATGGTGGGAGGGGAGGAACGATTCATTGAAGTTACCGAACGTTTTCAGCAGAATTTGAAAAAAATGATTAAACAGTTTGAACTGTTTTTTCCTCCTTTGCGTTCCCGTGAAGAAAAATTAGAGCATTATATTCATACCTTTATTCTCTACTTCAATGAGTTATATGGAAAACAGGTGATTGGACTTGAAAAGGAGGCTATGGTGAAGCTGCTGAACTACCCTTGGTATGGTAATATGATTGAACTAAGGAAGGTTGTTAAACGACTTGTTCAACGATCCTCGGATGTTTATATCAAACACGTAGAGCAAACGTTAAAAGAAGTACAAAATGAACCTTCATATGGAAACGGAACCTTTGTACCTATTAATCTTCAGCAAACGATGGAAGGGATTGAACGAGATGTGATTAAAGAAGTGTATAGACAAGAAGGTGAAAATCAATCAAAAACAGCGAAGCGATTAGGAATGAATCGTTCGACATTGTGGCGAAAAATGAATAGATCGATAAAACCTCAATAA